A genomic window from Glycine soja cultivar W05 chromosome 10, ASM419377v2, whole genome shotgun sequence includes:
- the LOC114371765 gene encoding uncharacterized protein LOC114371765, translating to MKSEFEMSDLRELSYFLGIEFKRTKAGIFMHQSKYTTDVLKRFQMFDCNSVSTPVETSVVLDQSGLKQLVDKIVFRQMVGSLRYICNTRPNVAYGVGLVSRFLKAPQQGHLNAVKRLLRYLKGTIGFGLLFPTNLSSNSCEMTGFSDADWCGVKLIERVPHGICFSLGMQLSIGVQRSNMLWPYRHVRPNT from the coding sequence ATGAAatctgaatttgaaatgtcagaTCTTAGAGAATTATCATATTTTCTGGGCATAGAGTTCAAGAGGACAAAGGCTGGGATTTTTATGCACCAAAGCAAATACACAACTGATGTTCTAAAGAGGTTTCAAATGTTTGACTGCAACTCAGTTTCAACTCCTGTTGAAACTAGTGTTGTGCTGGATCAATCAGGGTTGAAACAATTGGTGGATAAGATTGTGTTCAGACAAATGGTAGGCTCCTTGAGGTACATATGCAATACCAGACCAAATGTAGCATATGGAGTTGGCTTGGTGAGTAGATTCTTGAAAGCACCACAACAAGGTCATTTGAATGCAGTGAAAAGGCTACTGAGGTACTTGAAAGGGACTATTGGTTTTGGTTTACTGTTTCCTACAAACTTGAGTAGCAATTCTTGTGAGATGACTGGCTTCTCAGATGCTGATTGGTGTGGggtaaaactgatagaaagagtACCACATGGTATTTGTTTCAGTTTGGGAATGCAGCTATCAATTGGTGTTCAAAGAAGCAATATGTTGTGGCCTTATCGTCATGTGAGGCCGAATACATAA
- the LOC114369170 gene encoding calmodulin-like protein 8: MKEVLSEDLIVEFLEAFCLFDRDGDGCITMEELASALRTLNQNNPRKEELQIMMNEVDMDGSGTIEFGQFLNLMARKMKQSEAEEELKEAFKLFDKDQDGYISPTELLSVMRNIGVKVTEEELEHMIRVADLDGDGRVNYEEFMRMMTI; the protein is encoded by the exons ATGAAGGAGGTGCTGAGTGAAGATTTGATTGTTGAGTTTCTAGAAGCCTTCTGTCTTTTTGATAGAGATGGAGACG gctGCATAACCATGGAGGAATTAGCTAGTGCACTTAGAACACTGAATCAAAATAATCCTAGGAAGGAAGAGTTGCAAATCATGATGAATGAAGTGGATATGGATGGCAGCGGAACCATAGAATTTGGGCAGTTCTTGAATCTCATGGCCAGAAAAATGAAG CAAAGTGAAGCAGAAGAGGAATTAAAAGAAGCTTTCAAACTGTTTGACAAGGATCAAGATGGTTACATATCACCCACAGAG TTGTTATCTGTGATGAGAAATATTGGAGTGAAGGTCACAGAAGAAGAGCTGGAGCATATGATCAGAGTCGCTGATTTGGATGGTGATGGTCGAGTTAATTATGAAGAGTTCATGAGGATGATGACTATTTAA
- the LOC114371997 gene encoding GDP-mannose 3,5-epimerase 2: MGSAGRTDYGAYTYENLEREPYWPSEKLKISITGAGGFIASHIARRLKTEGHYVIASDWKKNEHMTEDMFCDEFHLVDLRVMDNCLKVTKGVDHVFNLAADMGGMGFIQSNHSVIMYNNTMISFNMIEAARINGIKRFFYASSACIYPEFKQLETNVSLKESDAWPAEPQDAYGLEKLATEELCKHYNKDFGIECRIGRFHNIYGPFGTWKGGREKAPAAFCRKVITSTDRFEMWGDGLQTRSFTFIDECVEGVLRLTKSDFREPVNIGSDEMVSMNEMAEIILGFENKNIPIHHIPGPEGVRGRNSDNTLIKEKLGWAPTMRLKDGLRITYFWIKEQIEKEKAQGIDISVYGSSKVVQTQAPVQLGSLRAADGKE; this comes from the exons ATGGGAAGTGCTGGAAGAACTGATTATGGTGCATACACCTATGAGAATCTTGAGAGAGAGCCTTACTGGCCATCAGAGAAGCTTAAGATTTCCATCACCGGTGCTGGGGGTTTTATCGCATCACACATAGCTCGGCGCCTCAAGACAGAGGGGCATTACGTTATTGCTTCGGATTGGAAGAAAAATGAGCACATGACTGAGGACATGTTCTGTGATGAATTCCATCTTGTTGATCTCAGGGTCATGGATAACTGCCTCAAGGTTACAAAGGGGGTTGATCATGTTTTCAATCTTGCTGCAGACATGGGTGGGATGGGTTTTATTCAGTCTAACCACTCTGTCATTATGTACAACAACACAATGATTAGCTTCAACATGATTGAGGCTGCCAGGATTAACGGCATTAAGAG gTTTTTTTATGCCTCTAGTGCTTGTATCTACCCTGAATTTAAACAGTTGGAAACTAATGTGAGCTTGAAGGAGTCCGATGCATGGCCAGCTGAG CCTCAAGATGCATATGGGCTAGAGAAACTTGCAACAGAGGAATTATGCAAGCACTATAACAAGGATTTTGGAATTGAGTGCCGCATTGGGAGGTTCCACAACATATACGGTCCTTTTGGGACATGGAAAG GTGGAAGGGAGAAGGCTCCTGCTGCTTTTTGTCGTAAAGTAATCACTTCCACGGATAGATTTGAGATGTGGGGAGATGGATTGCAAACACGATCATTTACCTTCATTGATGAGTGTGTTGAAGGTGTGCTTAG ATTGACTAAATCTGACTTCCGAGAGCCAGTAAATATTGGAAGCGATGAGATGGTTAGCATGAATGAGATGGCTGAGATTATTCTTGGCTTTGAGAACAAGAATATTCCTATTCACCACATTCCTGGCCCTGAGGGTGTTCGAGGTCGTAATTCAGACAATACactgataaaagaaaaacttggTTGGGCTCCAACTATGAGGTTGAAG GATGGGTTGAGAATCACATACTTCTGGATTAAGGAGCAGATCGAGAAGGAGAAGGCTCAAGGTATTGATATATCTGTGTATGGGTCTTCCAAAGTGGTGCAGACTCAAGCCCCAGTTCAACTAGGCTCACTTCGAGCTGCAGATGGCAAAGAATGA